In one window of Mercurialis annua linkage group LG4, ddMerAnnu1.2, whole genome shotgun sequence DNA:
- the LOC126677073 gene encoding uncharacterized protein LOC126677073 isoform X2, translating into MCFIMQAGCSIRTESQVKYVVENTHEIFQQDKIIGRRRRWRVYLDDIDYITSDFVILSAGVFGTTEILFQSKTRGLTLSEALGFGFSCNGNTVAYLAGSAAPLNGYGLGRKQISKIPFHERPGPSISSSYSSSMGFTIQTAVLPTAYPYLLFKGIMTYGWPIGFWFFHGIIDKLKHLIGLKTSQSIVLNAMGYDESDGRITFDEATNKISFSPPCDPLLPRKIEVFQKLTRKLGGVLFMSRYRSTSVHLLGGCNASSDSSDGVCNHNGQVFDAKNPASVHPGLYVCDASLIPCSVGVNPSLTIATIAEHYPCYVTDKSLDKGHDSAVVIKENMRGYIGGMPCTAHLKMKMNSQYQEEYGEWKSTSKRSHPLLRGKVGGYMVIRAIEKDKVHIVDGEVDMCLVDCRTPYTQYMHYRLFLAGSSGSKYILQGEKILNPYLFAFNAWQETRTLHVTLKKVPANCSSTVVILNGELQISSVELLKSFISLKGQTAGRFIYVLLQTFVRTYILQTPRGSHLDFIPINSCHEPYPSSILHKIKSGDEYIISCRQWKSIQNLSGNKEVKRLNPVLLLNGYSTESFWLPTEPNDFIRTLQEEGHEIWLLQTRWHPMNPANSFTIEDVGKFDIPAAILKIHELHGLSCKIHVIAHCVGGLAIHIALMGGHVSATHIASLSCTSSSMFFKLTTLARVKMWLPLVPVSMAILGKKNILPLLETTKASFRHWLLKYIAYCLPRYERCTCKECEIFSGIFGNTFWHENVTPTVHQWLNEHSSTRLPMAAFPHLRKICNSGFLVDSDGNNSYLIHPERMAVPTLYISGGRSLLVTPETSFLANKYMKLHQPGFRHERVVVDGFGHSDLLIGEKSYEKVFPHLLSHIRLAELEGNGVVSFKRRKYSKEVLDWSNDPYEGYRGSSSWFSPLVVVFLLLLFFFLCNFSHFM; encoded by the exons ATGTGTTTCATAATGCAGGCTGGTTGTTCTATAAGGACCGAGTCTCAAGTCAAGTATGTGGTCGAGAATACGCATGAAATTTTCCAACAAGACAAAATCATAGGAAGAAGAAGACGATGGCGTGTTTACCTGGATGACATTGACTACATAACCTCGGATTTTGTTATCCTATCAG CGGGAGTTTTTGGCACAACTGAGATACTTTTCCAGTCAAAAACGAGAGGATTGACTCTCTCTGAAGCTCTTGGATTTGGGTTCAGCTGTAACGGGAATACAGTTGCTTATCTTGCTGGAAGTGCTGCACCCTTAAATGGTTATGGTCTGGGAAGAAAACAAATTTCTAAGATACCCTTTCATGAACGTCCAGGGCCATCCATCTCATCATCTTATTCTTCTTCAATGGGTTTCACAATCCAG ACTGCTGTACTTCCTACTGCTTATCCTTACCTGCTGTTTAAAGGGATTATGACTTATGGATGGCCAATTGGTTTCTGGTTCTTTCATGGAATAATTGACAAGCTGAAACATCTCATAGGTCTTAAGACATCCCAGTCAATTGTTCTCAATGCAATGGGATATGATGAAAGTGATGGGCGTATTACATTTGACGAAGCTACAAATAAAATCTCCTTTAGTCCACCTTGTGATCCTTTGCTTCCACGAAAAATAGAGGTCTTTCAAAAGCTTACCAGGAAATTGGGGGGAGTCCTCTTTATGTCTAGATATAGAAGTACATCGGTTCATCTCTTAGGTGGATGCAATGCATCATCAGATTCTTCAGATGGGGTTTGTAACCATAATGGTCAGGTTTTTGATGCGAAAAATCCGGCTTCAGTGCATCCAGGCCTTTATGTTTGTGATGCTTCTTTAATCCCATGTTCAGTTGGCGTGAACCCATCTCTTACTATTGCCACAATAGCTGAGCAT TACCCTTGTTATGTTACTGATAAAAGTTTGGATAAGGGCCATGATTCAGCTGTTGTGATTAAAGAAAACATGCGGGGCTATATCGGGGGTATGCCATGCACAGCCCATCtcaaaatgaaaatgaattcTCAGTATCAGGAAGAATATGGTGAATGGAAATCAACCAGCAAAAGATCTCATCCTCTTCTAAGGGGAAAGGTCGGTGGGTATATGGTGATTAGAGCCATTGAGAAAGATAAAGTACACATCGTTGATGGGGAAGTAGATATGTGTTTGGTGGATTGCAGAACTCCCTACACACAATATATGCACTATCGTCTATTTCTTGCGGGCTCTTCTGGTTCAAA GTATATTCTTCAGGGAGAAAAGATATTAAATCCGTATCTCTTTGCATTTAATGCTTGGCAAGAGACAAGGACATTGCATGTAACATTGAAAAAAGTTCCTGCCAACTGTAGTAGTACAGTTGTGATTTTGAATGGAGAGCTTCAAATTTCGTCTGTAGAGCTTTTGAAGAGCTTCATAAGTCTCAAAGGACAGACTGCAGGAAGGTTCATCTATGTTCTCCTACAGACTTTTGTTAGAACCTATATCTTACAAACACCCCGTGGGAGTCACCTGGATTTCATTCCAATTAATTCATGCCATGAACCTTATCCAAGCAGCATTCtccataaaataaaatcag GAGACGAATATATCATTAGTTGCAGGCAGTGGAAAAGCATTCAAAATCTATCAGGgaataaagaggtgaaacgacTGAATCCTGTTCTCCTTCTCAATGGTTATTCTACTGAGAGTTTCTGGCTTCCAACAGAACCAAATGACTTCATCAGAACTTTACAAGAAGAAGGGCATGAAATATGGCTACTGCAAACAAGATGGCACCCCATGAATCCTGCAAACAGCTTCACTATCGAAGATGTTGGAAAGTTTGATATCCCGGCTG CAATTCTTAAGATCCATGAACTACATGGACTGAGCTGTAAGATACATGTAATTGCACACTGTGTTGGGGGCTTGGCTATTCATATAGCTTTAATGGGAGGGCATGTCTCTGCAACTCACATAGCTTCTTTGTCCTGCACCAGTTCTTCAATGTTCTTCAAGCTTACAACACTAGCCAGAGTCAAAATGTGGCTTCCTCTAGTACCA GTATCAATGGCTATTCTTGGCAAGAAGAACATCCTGCCTTTGCTGGAAACAACAAAGGCAAGTTTTCGACACTGGCTCTTGAAATATATTGCCTATTGCTTACCAAGATATGAGAGATGCACCTGCAAGGAATGTGAGATATTTTCAGGAATATTTGGGAATACATTTTGGCATGAAAACGTGACCCCCACCGTGCATCAATGGCTAAATGAGCATAGCTCAACAAGGCTTCCCATGGCAGCATTTCCTCACCTTAGAAAAATCTGCAACTCTGGATTTCTCGTGGATAGTGATGGTAATAACTCTTACTTAATTCATCCAGAGAGGATGGCAGTCCCTACACTCTATATCTCTGGTGGGCGGAGTCTCCTTGTGACTCCAGAGACTTCATTTCTCGCTAACAAGTACATGAAGCTTCACCAACCAGGTTTTAGACATGAAAGAGTGGTTGTAGATGGATTCGGGCATTCAGATCTGTTAATTGGAGAGAAGTCTTATGAGAAGGTTTTTCCTCATCTATTATCTCATATTAGATTGGCTGAACTAGAAGGCAATGGTGTGGTAAGCTTTAAGAGAAGGAAGTATAGTAAGGAGGTATTGGATTGGAGCAATGATCCTTATGAAGGATATAGAGGATCTAGTAGTTGGTTTTCTCCTTTGGTTGTAGTTTTCTTGttgcttttgtttttctttctgtGTAATTTCAGCCATTTTATGTAG
- the LOC126677073 gene encoding uncharacterized protein LOC126677073 isoform X1: MCFIMQAGCSIRTESQVKYVVENTHEIFQQDKIIGRRRRWRVYLDDIDYITSDFVILSAGVFGTTEILFQSKTRGLTLSEALGFGFSCNGNTVAYLAGSAAPLNGYGLGRKQISKIPFHERPGPSISSSYSSSMGFTIQTAVLPTAYPYLLFKGIMTYGWPIGFWFFHGIIDKLKHLIGLKTSQSIVLNAMGYDESDGRITFDEATNKISFSPPCDPLLPRKIEVFQKLTRKLGGVLFMSRYRSTSVHLLGGCNASSDSSDGVCNHNGQVFDAKNPASVHPGLYVCDASLIPCSVGVNPSLTIATIAEHVSRNLVHDILDYNSKKGLTFDFSTVDQYPCYVTDKSLDKGHDSAVVIKENMRGYIGGMPCTAHLKMKMNSQYQEEYGEWKSTSKRSHPLLRGKVGGYMVIRAIEKDKVHIVDGEVDMCLVDCRTPYTQYMHYRLFLAGSSGSKYILQGEKILNPYLFAFNAWQETRTLHVTLKKVPANCSSTVVILNGELQISSVELLKSFISLKGQTAGRFIYVLLQTFVRTYILQTPRGSHLDFIPINSCHEPYPSSILHKIKSGDEYIISCRQWKSIQNLSGNKEVKRLNPVLLLNGYSTESFWLPTEPNDFIRTLQEEGHEIWLLQTRWHPMNPANSFTIEDVGKFDIPAAILKIHELHGLSCKIHVIAHCVGGLAIHIALMGGHVSATHIASLSCTSSSMFFKLTTLARVKMWLPLVPVSMAILGKKNILPLLETTKASFRHWLLKYIAYCLPRYERCTCKECEIFSGIFGNTFWHENVTPTVHQWLNEHSSTRLPMAAFPHLRKICNSGFLVDSDGNNSYLIHPERMAVPTLYISGGRSLLVTPETSFLANKYMKLHQPGFRHERVVVDGFGHSDLLIGEKSYEKVFPHLLSHIRLAELEGNGVVSFKRRKYSKEVLDWSNDPYEGYRGSSSWFSPLVVVFLLLLFFFLCNFSHFM, from the exons ATGTGTTTCATAATGCAGGCTGGTTGTTCTATAAGGACCGAGTCTCAAGTCAAGTATGTGGTCGAGAATACGCATGAAATTTTCCAACAAGACAAAATCATAGGAAGAAGAAGACGATGGCGTGTTTACCTGGATGACATTGACTACATAACCTCGGATTTTGTTATCCTATCAG CGGGAGTTTTTGGCACAACTGAGATACTTTTCCAGTCAAAAACGAGAGGATTGACTCTCTCTGAAGCTCTTGGATTTGGGTTCAGCTGTAACGGGAATACAGTTGCTTATCTTGCTGGAAGTGCTGCACCCTTAAATGGTTATGGTCTGGGAAGAAAACAAATTTCTAAGATACCCTTTCATGAACGTCCAGGGCCATCCATCTCATCATCTTATTCTTCTTCAATGGGTTTCACAATCCAG ACTGCTGTACTTCCTACTGCTTATCCTTACCTGCTGTTTAAAGGGATTATGACTTATGGATGGCCAATTGGTTTCTGGTTCTTTCATGGAATAATTGACAAGCTGAAACATCTCATAGGTCTTAAGACATCCCAGTCAATTGTTCTCAATGCAATGGGATATGATGAAAGTGATGGGCGTATTACATTTGACGAAGCTACAAATAAAATCTCCTTTAGTCCACCTTGTGATCCTTTGCTTCCACGAAAAATAGAGGTCTTTCAAAAGCTTACCAGGAAATTGGGGGGAGTCCTCTTTATGTCTAGATATAGAAGTACATCGGTTCATCTCTTAGGTGGATGCAATGCATCATCAGATTCTTCAGATGGGGTTTGTAACCATAATGGTCAGGTTTTTGATGCGAAAAATCCGGCTTCAGTGCATCCAGGCCTTTATGTTTGTGATGCTTCTTTAATCCCATGTTCAGTTGGCGTGAACCCATCTCTTACTATTGCCACAATAGCTGAGCATGTAAGTAGGAACCTTGTGCATGATATTCTTGATTACAATAGCAAAAAAGGTTTAACTTTTGACTTTTCGACTGTTGATCAGTACCCTTGTTATGTTACTGATAAAAGTTTGGATAAGGGCCATGATTCAGCTGTTGTGATTAAAGAAAACATGCGGGGCTATATCGGGGGTATGCCATGCACAGCCCATCtcaaaatgaaaatgaattcTCAGTATCAGGAAGAATATGGTGAATGGAAATCAACCAGCAAAAGATCTCATCCTCTTCTAAGGGGAAAGGTCGGTGGGTATATGGTGATTAGAGCCATTGAGAAAGATAAAGTACACATCGTTGATGGGGAAGTAGATATGTGTTTGGTGGATTGCAGAACTCCCTACACACAATATATGCACTATCGTCTATTTCTTGCGGGCTCTTCTGGTTCAAA GTATATTCTTCAGGGAGAAAAGATATTAAATCCGTATCTCTTTGCATTTAATGCTTGGCAAGAGACAAGGACATTGCATGTAACATTGAAAAAAGTTCCTGCCAACTGTAGTAGTACAGTTGTGATTTTGAATGGAGAGCTTCAAATTTCGTCTGTAGAGCTTTTGAAGAGCTTCATAAGTCTCAAAGGACAGACTGCAGGAAGGTTCATCTATGTTCTCCTACAGACTTTTGTTAGAACCTATATCTTACAAACACCCCGTGGGAGTCACCTGGATTTCATTCCAATTAATTCATGCCATGAACCTTATCCAAGCAGCATTCtccataaaataaaatcag GAGACGAATATATCATTAGTTGCAGGCAGTGGAAAAGCATTCAAAATCTATCAGGgaataaagaggtgaaacgacTGAATCCTGTTCTCCTTCTCAATGGTTATTCTACTGAGAGTTTCTGGCTTCCAACAGAACCAAATGACTTCATCAGAACTTTACAAGAAGAAGGGCATGAAATATGGCTACTGCAAACAAGATGGCACCCCATGAATCCTGCAAACAGCTTCACTATCGAAGATGTTGGAAAGTTTGATATCCCGGCTG CAATTCTTAAGATCCATGAACTACATGGACTGAGCTGTAAGATACATGTAATTGCACACTGTGTTGGGGGCTTGGCTATTCATATAGCTTTAATGGGAGGGCATGTCTCTGCAACTCACATAGCTTCTTTGTCCTGCACCAGTTCTTCAATGTTCTTCAAGCTTACAACACTAGCCAGAGTCAAAATGTGGCTTCCTCTAGTACCA GTATCAATGGCTATTCTTGGCAAGAAGAACATCCTGCCTTTGCTGGAAACAACAAAGGCAAGTTTTCGACACTGGCTCTTGAAATATATTGCCTATTGCTTACCAAGATATGAGAGATGCACCTGCAAGGAATGTGAGATATTTTCAGGAATATTTGGGAATACATTTTGGCATGAAAACGTGACCCCCACCGTGCATCAATGGCTAAATGAGCATAGCTCAACAAGGCTTCCCATGGCAGCATTTCCTCACCTTAGAAAAATCTGCAACTCTGGATTTCTCGTGGATAGTGATGGTAATAACTCTTACTTAATTCATCCAGAGAGGATGGCAGTCCCTACACTCTATATCTCTGGTGGGCGGAGTCTCCTTGTGACTCCAGAGACTTCATTTCTCGCTAACAAGTACATGAAGCTTCACCAACCAGGTTTTAGACATGAAAGAGTGGTTGTAGATGGATTCGGGCATTCAGATCTGTTAATTGGAGAGAAGTCTTATGAGAAGGTTTTTCCTCATCTATTATCTCATATTAGATTGGCTGAACTAGAAGGCAATGGTGTGGTAAGCTTTAAGAGAAGGAAGTATAGTAAGGAGGTATTGGATTGGAGCAATGATCCTTATGAAGGATATAGAGGATCTAGTAGTTGGTTTTCTCCTTTGGTTGTAGTTTTCTTGttgcttttgtttttctttctgtGTAATTTCAGCCATTTTATGTAG
- the LOC130015369 gene encoding uncharacterized protein LOC130015369: MERQAPFEGTTGDGYDAIVVGSGYGGSIAACRLSVAGRKVCLIEKGRRWKAEDFPTDTLRIMSTVRLENQNLGIRFGPEDALFQVYVQNDSLAAVACGLGGGSLVNAGVMLPTPVSARRNSKWPKEWETDWGICEASAAAMLRIQSVPVKFPSAEVMEEIAESDTEGTPESIMKLSMNFDVEECASNSLKLQQMNSCLACGNCIAGCPYDAKNSTDKNYLISAVQANFVFFCVSSFLFYSWLILLIAYLSLRWI; encoded by the exons ATGGAGAGACAGGCACCATTTGAAGGAACAACTGGAGATGGTTATGATGCTATTGTTGTAGGCTCAGGATATGGTGGCTCTATTGCTGCTTGTCGGTTGTCAGTGGCAGGAAGGAAGGTCTGTTTAATAGAGAAAGGCCGAAGATGGAAAGCTGAAGATTTCCCTACTGACACTTTGCGTATCATGTCAACTGTGAGGTTGGAGAACCAGAATTTGGGCATCAGGTTTGGCCCAGAAGATGCTTTATTTCAg GTATATGTACAAAATGATTCTCTAGCAGCCGTGGCTTGTGGGCTAGGTGGTGGTTCCCTAGTCAATGCTGGAGTTATGCTTCCAACTCCTGTTAGTGCTAGAAGGAATTCAAAATGGCCTAAGGAATGGGAAACAGATTGGGGCATATGTGAAGCTTCTGCTGCAGCAATGCTGAGAATACAGAGCGTTCCAGTCAAGTTTCCCAGTGCAGAAGTAATGGAAGAAATAGCTGAAAGTGACACTGAAGGAACTCCTGAAAGCATAATGAAGCTCAGCATGAATTTTGATGTTGAAGAATGTGCATCCAATTCTTTGAAGCTTCAACAAATGAATAGCTGCTTAGCCTGTGGAAATTGCATTGCTGGGTGTCCTTATGATGCCAAAAATTCTACTGATAAAAATTATCTTATTTCAGCAGTCCAGgcaaattttgtgtttttttgtgTTTCCTCTTTTCTATTCTATAGCTggctaattttattaattgcatATTTATCTTTGCGGTGGATATAG
- the LOC126678857 gene encoding sorting nexin 1 isoform X1 gives MITAQRSSSGSSLSPRSPSSQPYLSVSVTDPVKLGNGVQSYISYRVITKTNFPDYQGPEKIVIRRYSDFIWLHDRLFEKYKGVFIPPLPEKSTVEKFRFSAEFIELRRQALDIFVNRIASHNELQQSEDLRTFLQADEETMERLRAYETGIFTKKPTDFMQIFKDVQTKVSDVILGKEKPVEESNPEYEKLKHYIFELENHLAEAQKHAYRLVKRHREMGQSLSDFGKAAKLLGACEGESLGKAFSDLGTKSETLSARLQKEAHQLLMNFEEPLKDYVRAVQSIKATIVERANAFRHQCELAETIKLKEINLDKLMLTRSDKVGEAEIEYNELKTEGEEATRSFETMVRMMNEEIVRFQDQKTLDIGVAFHEFAKGQARLANSMADAWRSLLPKLEACSS, from the exons ATGATTACAGCG CAGAGAAGCTCGTCAGGGTCTTCACTCAGCCCTAGATCTCCATCATCACAGCCTTATTTATCAGTATCAGTTACTGATCCTGTTAAGTTAGGCAATGGCGTCCAATCTTACATCTCCTATCGCGTTATTACCAAG ACCAACTTTCCTGATTACCAAGGACCTGAGAAGATTGTAATTCGGCGTTACAGTGATTTCATTTGGTTACATGATCgtctttttgaaaaatataaaggtGTCTTTATTCCTCCTCTTCCGGAGAAAAGTACTGTAG AAAAGTTTCGTTTCAGTGCTGAATTTATAGAGTTGAGGCGCCAAGCACTGGATATATTCGTCAACAGGATAGCCTCTCATAATGAGCTTCAGCAAAGTGAGGATCTGAGAACCTTTTTACAGGCAGATGAAGAG ACCATGGAGAGATTAAGGGCTTATGAGACTGGTATTTTTACGAAGAAGCCAACGGATTTTATGCAAATTTTCAAG GATGTGCAAACTAAAGTGAGCGATGTCATTCTTGGGAAGGAAAAACCTGTTGAAGAATCAAATCCTGAGTatgaaaagttgaaacattacATCTTTGAGCTTGAAAACCACTTGGCTGAAGCTCAGAAGCATGCATATCGTCTTGTAAAGAGGCACAGAG AAATGGGACAGTCTCTATCAGATTTTGGAAAGGCAGCCAAGCTTCTTGGTGCTTGTGAAGGAGAGTCCCTTGGGAAGGCATTTTCTGACCTAGGGACAAAATCAGAGACATTATCTGCTAGGCTGCAAAAGGAG GCCCATCAACttttaatgaattttgaagAACCGTTGAAAGATTATGTTCGTGCTGTGCAATCCATTAAG GCCACCATAGTTGAGAGGGCCAATGCCTTCAGGCATCAGTGTGAATTGGCAGAAACAATCAAGTTGAAGGAGATAAATCT TGACAAGCTCATGTTAACACGTTCCGACAAAGTGGGAGAGGCTGAGATTGAATATAATGAG TTGAAGACAGAGGGCGAGGAAGCAACAAGAAGCTTCGAGACCATGGTACGAATGATGAACGAAGAGATAGTGCGTTTTCAAGACCAGAAGACACTGGATATCGGAGTTGCTTTCCACGAATTTGCAAAAGGACAGGCTCGTTTGGCAAATAGCATGGCCGATGCATGGCGAAGTCTGCTTCCCAAGCTTGAAGCTTGTTCGTCTTAA
- the LOC126677075 gene encoding uncharacterized protein LOC126677075, whose translation MACAATSQLLQLYTTTRVATPSHVHQQHISRPFLITTTTTRTSRDNHHFSGGLNGRHKLSPVAKFSLANDGTVTANDDDGVSLGTVKLPSNTDLQRFETLLFQWANSLCQGASIPLPIPLKVDKISGGARLAFITIGDGTTEVLVYIDCLVFPATGDSGPIFRAIRNGPLKAQSLPGESRIMRSLLQALQKSVEIART comes from the exons ATGGCCTGTGCAGCAACCAGCCAACTTCTCCAGCTCTACACAACAACACGTGTGGCTACTCCTTCACACGTGCACCAGCAACATATTTCCCGCCCATTCCTGATAACCACCACTACTACTAGAACTTCTCGAGATAATCACCATTTCTCCGGCGGACTCAACGGCCGTCATAAACTGTCACCGGTGGCCAAATTCTCACTGGCGAACGACGGCACTGTAACTGCCAATGACGATGACGGCGTCTCTTTGGGAACCGTAAAATTACCTTCCAATACTGACCTTCAAAGATTTGAGACCTTGCTTTTTCAG TGGGCAAATAGCCTTTGTCAAGGAGCTAGTATACCACTTCCTATCCCATTAAAG GTTGATAAAATATCTGGTGGAGCTAGGTTGGCTTTCATTACAATTGGAGATGGGACGACAGAAGTCTTAGTGTACATTGATTGTTTGGTTTTTCCAGCAACGGGTGATTCAGGTCCTATTTTCCGAGCCATTAGAAATGGACCTTTGAAAGCTCAATCACTTCCTGGTGAGTCCAGAATCATGAGAAGTCTTCTACAGGCCCTCCAGAAATCAGTTGAAATTGCTAGAACTTGA
- the LOC126678857 gene encoding sorting nexin 1 isoform X2: MITARSSSGSSLSPRSPSSQPYLSVSVTDPVKLGNGVQSYISYRVITKTNFPDYQGPEKIVIRRYSDFIWLHDRLFEKYKGVFIPPLPEKSTVEKFRFSAEFIELRRQALDIFVNRIASHNELQQSEDLRTFLQADEETMERLRAYETGIFTKKPTDFMQIFKDVQTKVSDVILGKEKPVEESNPEYEKLKHYIFELENHLAEAQKHAYRLVKRHREMGQSLSDFGKAAKLLGACEGESLGKAFSDLGTKSETLSARLQKEAHQLLMNFEEPLKDYVRAVQSIKATIVERANAFRHQCELAETIKLKEINLDKLMLTRSDKVGEAEIEYNELKTEGEEATRSFETMVRMMNEEIVRFQDQKTLDIGVAFHEFAKGQARLANSMADAWRSLLPKLEACSS, from the exons ATGATTACAGCG AGAAGCTCGTCAGGGTCTTCACTCAGCCCTAGATCTCCATCATCACAGCCTTATTTATCAGTATCAGTTACTGATCCTGTTAAGTTAGGCAATGGCGTCCAATCTTACATCTCCTATCGCGTTATTACCAAG ACCAACTTTCCTGATTACCAAGGACCTGAGAAGATTGTAATTCGGCGTTACAGTGATTTCATTTGGTTACATGATCgtctttttgaaaaatataaaggtGTCTTTATTCCTCCTCTTCCGGAGAAAAGTACTGTAG AAAAGTTTCGTTTCAGTGCTGAATTTATAGAGTTGAGGCGCCAAGCACTGGATATATTCGTCAACAGGATAGCCTCTCATAATGAGCTTCAGCAAAGTGAGGATCTGAGAACCTTTTTACAGGCAGATGAAGAG ACCATGGAGAGATTAAGGGCTTATGAGACTGGTATTTTTACGAAGAAGCCAACGGATTTTATGCAAATTTTCAAG GATGTGCAAACTAAAGTGAGCGATGTCATTCTTGGGAAGGAAAAACCTGTTGAAGAATCAAATCCTGAGTatgaaaagttgaaacattacATCTTTGAGCTTGAAAACCACTTGGCTGAAGCTCAGAAGCATGCATATCGTCTTGTAAAGAGGCACAGAG AAATGGGACAGTCTCTATCAGATTTTGGAAAGGCAGCCAAGCTTCTTGGTGCTTGTGAAGGAGAGTCCCTTGGGAAGGCATTTTCTGACCTAGGGACAAAATCAGAGACATTATCTGCTAGGCTGCAAAAGGAG GCCCATCAACttttaatgaattttgaagAACCGTTGAAAGATTATGTTCGTGCTGTGCAATCCATTAAG GCCACCATAGTTGAGAGGGCCAATGCCTTCAGGCATCAGTGTGAATTGGCAGAAACAATCAAGTTGAAGGAGATAAATCT TGACAAGCTCATGTTAACACGTTCCGACAAAGTGGGAGAGGCTGAGATTGAATATAATGAG TTGAAGACAGAGGGCGAGGAAGCAACAAGAAGCTTCGAGACCATGGTACGAATGATGAACGAAGAGATAGTGCGTTTTCAAGACCAGAAGACACTGGATATCGGAGTTGCTTTCCACGAATTTGCAAAAGGACAGGCTCGTTTGGCAAATAGCATGGCCGATGCATGGCGAAGTCTGCTTCCCAAGCTTGAAGCTTGTTCGTCTTAA